One Phocoena sinus isolate mPhoSin1 chromosome 14, mPhoSin1.pri, whole genome shotgun sequence genomic region harbors:
- the LHX5 gene encoding LIM/homeobox protein Lhx5, with amino-acid sequence MMVHCAGCERPILDRFLLNVLDRAWHIKCVQCCECKTNLSEKCFSREGKLYCKNDFFRRFGTKCAGCAQGISPSDLVRKARSKVFHLTCFTCMVCNKQLSTGEELYVIDENKFVCKDDYLSSSSLKEGSLNSVSSCTDRSLSPDLQDPLQDDPKETDNSTSSDKETANNENEEQNSGTKRRGPRTTIKAKQLETLKAAFAATPKPTRHIREQLAQETGLNMRVIQVWFQNRRSKERRMKQLSALGARRHAFFRSPRRMRPLGGRLDESEMLGSTPYTYYGDYQGDYYAPGGNYDFFAHGPPSQAQSPADSSFLAASGPGSTPLGALEPPLAGPHAADNPRFTDMISHPDTPSPEPGLPGALHPMPGEVFSGGPSPPFPMSGTSGYSGPLSHPNPELNEAAVW; translated from the exons ATGATGGTGCACTGTGCTGGTTGCGAGCGGCCCATCCTCGACCGCTTTTTGCTGAACGTGCTGGACCGCGCGTGGCACATCAAATGCGTTCAGTGCTGCGAGTGTAAGACCAACCTCTCGGAGAAGTGCTTCTCGCGCGAGGGCAAGCTCTACTGCAAAAATGACTTCTTCAG GCGCTTCGGCACTAAGTGTGCAGGCTGCGCGCAAGGCATCTCGCCCAGTGACCTGGTGCGTAAGGCCCGCAGCAAAGTCTTCCACCTCACCTGCTTCACCTGCATGGTCTGCAACAAGCAGCTGTCCACGGGCGAGGAGCTCTACGTCATCGACGAGAACAAGTTCGTGTGCAAGGACGACTACCTGAGCTCGTCCAGCCTCAAGGAGGGTAGCCTCAACTCAG TGTCGTCCTGTACAGACCGCAGCTTGTCCCCGGACCTCCAGGACCCACTCCAGGACGATCCCAAGGAGACGGACAACTCGACGTCGTCGGACAAGGAGACGGCCAACAACGAGAACGAGGAGCAGAACTCGGGCACGAAACGGCGCGGCCCGCGCACCACCATCAAAGCCAAGCAGCTGGAGACGCTCAAGGCCGCCTTCGCCGCCACGCCCAAGCCCACGCGCCACATCCGCGAGCAGCTGGCGCAGGAGACCGGCCTCAACATGCGCGTCATCCAG GTGTGGTTCCAGAACCGACGGTCCAAAGAACGCCGGATGAAACAGCTGAGCGCCCTGGGCGCCCGGAGACACGCCTTCTTCCGGAGTCCGAGGCGCATGCGCCCGTTGGGCGGCCGCTTGGACGAGTCTGAGATGTTGGGGTCCACTCCGTACACCTACTACGGAG ACTACCAGGGCGATTACTACGCGCCGGGAGGCAACTACGACTTCTTCGCGCACGGCCCGCCGTCGCAGGCGCAGTCCCCGGCCGACTCGAGCTTCCTGGCCGCCTCGGGGCCCGGCTCGACGCCGCTGGGCGCGCTGGAGCCGCCGCTCGCCGGCCCGCACGCCGCCGACAACCCCAGGTTCACCGACATGATCTCGCACCCGGACACGCCGAGCCCCGAGCCGGGCCTGCCGGGCGCGCTGCACCCCATGCCCGGCGAGGTGTTCAGCGGCGGCCCCAGCCCACCCTTCCCCATGAGCGGCACCAGCGGCTACAGCGGACCCCTGTCGCACCCCAACCCCGAGCTCAACGAGGCCGCCGTGTGGTAA